A window of Nicotiana sylvestris chromosome 8, ASM39365v2, whole genome shotgun sequence genomic DNA:
tgttcaactacgttcttattgtagttaattgaagagctctcaattaactgtgcctatttagtatgcataactcaagagagagtgcatatttaggtaattgttgaacaacaccgctcccaaagtatatgagggatcaataaccgagggtttaaaggtgggattagggataacgaagccttgggtgcgatctgaagtgagttGTATTAAAAgtcagctagcgtagctcgggagagtgcgtctagtaaattgtcataattactcgggagagaattacaacacgcaaagtgctcatgatcggtagagaatacttaggcgaaattatagaagacatagagggaaggattctgacaattggggaaatcTTAACTCTAGActtccttaatcttgtctctaacccttagtatatttagttgttaatttagtattttaatttgttagttaattagttaaacacaagaatctaaatatctataagttaggaattgttcaagcttgtcttcttggtgatagtgaacagttgtagctaaaccttagttctctatgagattcgactccggacttgtaaacctgattatatttgcaacaaccgcattgtcctttttataaggcatattTGGACATTATCAGTCTCCTTAGGGTTCAGCTCGATGGGTGTTAAGTATTGGACTTAATGGGCTAATCTGAATTGGGCCAAAAATTGGGCTTTAAAACTCCTAAATTGTggtccaacaccttaattgactcctttcaaaataagataaaaaaactACACGATGCAAAagttaatcctaattaattaaacaaaactatattagaacatgaaactatttttgtattttcaagattatataaaaagtaaaaaaataaggtactatttttgtatattttttatttaaatttatgaaagaacataaactaaaatatttttgtaatctttattttgtgacgaaataaagtaaaaaaaaatcaaaattggttgaaatagctatattagacctaactaaatattttacgctaaaatgggtgaaatttcggggagggtcaaaaatcacatttcTACAGCTTTGGGGCGGATTACTCAATTTCCTTATCGGATAAGTCGTTAACCCGctaataattttatatttatacctttatccatatatatatatatatataaagtaacTAGTTTCTCgacacgtgcgttgcacgtgtgtaTATCGACTTATATAATGCataattttgtaaaataatattaatattattaaaataaaattttaaataaataatcataCATGAAGAATAAAGTAAAAGTTTAGTTGCATGTTCAATGTAGATCGTCATATATGGTGACTTGTTTTGGCTGAGGTAAAGATGTTTCGATATCATTTGAacctacaaaaataaaaataaaatttaacaaGATACATGTGAtagtttactattttaatttcatGAAGCAAAAACATGTATGAAGCATACTTTTTGATAGATTGATTTTCTTGGTGTATGTTTTTTTCATCCGTTCCGGTTGTTCGATCGTGATCAAGACTCTAGTTATCGATATTGATATCCTTTTGCAAATGAAACATAAAGTTTTCTTTTCAATATAAAGTAGGCCATGTGAGAAAATATATTGTGAAGATCCAACCCGGTAATTGTTTGACcatataatttatttattgtCCTTGCAAAACATAAAGGAATTAGCAGCTCTAAATCTTGCAATAGCATTACAAGTCATCCGACCACATTAATTAGCTAATAAATAAAAGAAGATGAGCATTCTCTAGTCAAGTATGATAAATTTTATGATAAGCATAACACAACATCCACGCCGATAATGAGATGCATTGTAGCAATGGGTGTAGCCACATACAATGAAGGGTGGTCCGTTTAACACCTTCCATACtatgtatataaaaaattatatcgGGAATACAAATCAAAAATTACTTTTGATACATGTATATTAAATCTCGAACACCCTTAGCAAAATTTCTGGTTTCGCCACTGCACCGTAAGTATATAACTATCATATGATATGAACAACCCTTAATCCTATTAATTGTGAGGTAAGGAAGGACTCTAAACTCCATGTTTATATGTATGCAGTAGAGAAATGATGCACCTTTGTTATGTCGAAAAACAAAGAGGTTTGCATCAACGAATGACAAAGAAAGTATTTTTGCTAAGGTTCCATAATATATATCTGATAAATACCATAAATTCACCTCTATATATGGAGGTCTCATATAATACATGTAGAGGCACGCACATATACAATATTAGTATAATTTCACGTAGCATCATCTCTATAGAAGCAAATGACTTATTTTAGACCCAAATCAATGGCAAGAAGATATAAATTTGTACACTTACCTTCACCAAAGAACTCTATGGCTTTACAATGGAGGATAATCATTTTTTTATATACTGATCATCAAGGCTTTGTTCTCTTTTTTAAAAGCCAACTAATAGTTTCTCTGTTCTTGTTTGAAAAGGCGGACACAGTTGATAACAGAATAAGAAAAAGGAACATGCAGTTAGAAACTATTCGGAACATTAGAGACTAATATGATTTATATGAAGGATTACAATTCCTTCAATTGAGTAAATCATGCTAGAAAATTGTAATGAAAGTATGAAAGAATGTATATAAgcaaggtgttttaaagaagtaATCTTCACTCTTCAGTATAGTATTTCCTCGTGCAGTAGAAATAGTTTTGAAAAATCTATCCCTAGGATAGGATACCCATTTTAGTTTCTTCACGATAAATTGATAGAGTGATTTGAGAAGAATGAAAAATTGATAAAGTTGGCATAAAAAATCTAATAATTGCATTGTTACTTCTCTACACCTTGACAGTTGACAATAGAGACAAACATTTAGGCAAGCTTTTCTCCCGTTGCGTTTACTGAAAACCAACGGTTAAACTATTTTTGAAAGAGCACTTAGTTGTTAATAAGAATAAACACAACCTTTTAGAAAAGCCATTTAAATCAAAACGTTTTTTCCTATTTAAATGGTATTGCTACTATAttattcttaaatatttttagaagTATAATATTTAGGTAAATAAAAGGGCAATTtagtaatttaacttttaactttAGTGGTTCATgcttctaatataatatagatatcgatagatatagatatatatattttgatgTATGATTGAATTTGATGGTAAGTAACAGATGTACACCTTGATGTATGATTGGATTTGTTTGATTTCCTATGGAAATAATATTTAAAATCATGTTGGAGAGTAAACCTTGAATATCACATAAGCAGATGATTATTCTTCTTAATCAGGCTACCGATATCATCAATTTGTGATAACAGAGTGGTGGCGATTTAGCCGAAGCCTATATAAAACAGATCCGTATATTGTGTTGCCATTGTATGTCATCATTTTATTTGCTATCATGATGTGGGAAGCAACATGTGTAGAGTGCATATGCTTAAGCCACAATCTTGAACTATGATCAACAAAAGATGTTGATCATCATTGCCATCTAAGAGAAAAAAGAGCTTTATTTTACAAGAATCTTCTTAGATTGAGaagcctctctctctctctatgtaCATGAAATAGTTATTTGTGGCACCACTAAAACCAATTGGATTATATAAATGCTCGACTAGCGCGAGGCGAGCAACAAGGAAATGTAATGTTTTACTCCACAATTTTTCTTATATAGAACAATATCCGTATATTGTGTTGCCATTGTATGTCATCATTTTATCATGATATGGGAAGCAACATGTGTAGAGTGCATATGCTTAAGCCACAATCTTTAACTATATGATCAACAAAAAATGTTGATCATCATTGCCATCTAAGAGAAAAAAGAGCTATATTTTACAAGAATTTTCTGAGATTGAGAAgcctatctctctctctctctctctctctctctctctctctctctctctctgtataTGAAATAGTTATTAGTGGCACCACTAAAACCAATTGGATTATATAAATGCTCGACTAGTGCGAGGCGAGCAACAAAGAGATGTAATGCTTTACTCCACAATTTTCCTTATATAGAACAATATCCGTATATTGTGTTGCCATTGTATGTCATCATTTTATCATGATATGGGAAGCAACAGGTGTAGAGTGCATATGCTTAAGTCACAATCTTTAACTATATGATCAACAACATCATTGCCATCTAAGAGAAAAAAGAGCTTTATTTTACAAGAATTTTCTGAGATTGAGAggcccctctctctctctctctctctctctctgtacaTGAAATAGTTATTGGTGGCACCACTAAAACCAATTGGATTATATAAATGCTCGACTAGCGCAAGGCGAGCAACAAGGAGATGTACTACTTTACTCCACAATTTTCCTTATATAGAACAATATCCGTATATTGTGTTGCCATTGTATGTCATCATTTTATCATGATATGGGAAACAATAGGTGTAGAGTGCATATGCTTAAGCCACAATCTTTAACTATATGATCAACAAAAAATGTTGATCATCATTGCCATctaagagaaaaaaagagcttTATTTTACAAGAATTTTCTGAGATTGAGAAGCCTATCTCTCTTTCTCTCTGTACATGAAATAGTTATTAGTGGCACCGCTAAAACCAATTGGATTATATAAATGCTCGACTAGCGCGAGGCGAGCAACAAGGAGATGTAATGCTTTACTCCACAATTTTTCTTATATAGAACAATATCCGTATATTGTGTTTGCCATTGTATGTCATCATTTTATTTGCTATCATGATATGGGAAACAACAGGTGTAGAGTGCATATGCTTAAGCCACAATCTTTAACTATATGATCAACAAAAAATGTTGATCATCATTGCCATCTAAGAGAAAAATGGActttattttacaaaaattttCTGAGATTGAGAAgcctatctctctctctctctatgtaCATGAAATAGTTATTAGCGGCACCGCTAAAACCAACTGGATTATATAAATGCTCGACTAGCGCGAGGCGAGCAACGAGGAGATGTATTGCTTTACTCCACAATTTTCCTTATATAGAACAATATCCGTATATTGTGTTGCCATTGTAAGTCATCATTTTATCATGATATGGGAAGCAACATGTGTAGAGAGCATATGCTTAAGCCACAATCTTTAACTATATGATCAACAAAAAATGTTGGTCATCATTGCCATCTAAGAGAAAAAAAGCTTTATTTTACAAGAATTTTCTGAGATTGAGAAgcctatctctctctctctctgtacaTGAAATAGTTATTAGTTGCACGCTAAAACCAATTGGATTATATAAATGCTCGACTAGCGCGAGGCGAGCAACGAGGAGATGTAATGCTTTACTCCAAAATTTCTCTTATCTCTAATTCTAACTTTTTTTTATTGTCTATTTAATTTAGCCGATAAATCGCCCGCTAATCGCTAATTCGATACCAATCCGCTCTGATGTCTTATTCGATGGTTAGCGGATTACTATATTTAAAGAACCGATAACCGAAAAGCCAAACCGTTAACGTCTATATCCGTTTCGATCCTATCAATAAGCACTCTAATgccaatacaacaacaacaaccacctagtataatcccacaagtggggtttagTTTGATAAGCACTCTAATGCCAATGCCACACAAAATGCGACATAGGAGTTTACTTTGATTAGTTTTTTTGTTAGAAAACATAAGAATGAAGTGAAATTATGTAATATTTGAAACTATAGGGGAGATTTATACAATTCTCAAATAACAAAAAGAAGGAACAATGTTCAGAGCAAAAACCCTAGACAGAAAAGGGTTTTAGAGGTAGCAAAGCTGCAGACTCTGAGATTAGCTTGAGATTTTTGTAGAAGCAAAAATGGATAAACCTATTATAAATCTGGACAAAGGTACAACATGTACTGCTTGGAATTATTCGGGTCAGAGATTAGCAGCTGGTTCTACTGATGGCAATTTGTCCATCTTTGATTCTACTGACCCTGCTTCTTCTGTTTTTAGTTGCTCTTCTAAATTTAAGGTTCGAAATACTTAGTTTTTTCCTCTGCATTTTTTCCTATTAATTTGCTTATCTGTCATTTTAATCATATTTTATAGTCATATGTGTCTTTGTTGTAATGTTTGTGTTTTTTGGACGATTTTTCTTAGTACATATTTGAAGTTTTTGTAGTGGAAAGGAAAAGTCTTTGGACATAAATCCCCttttgggaaaagaaaagaattatGATGTATCCGAGTTGGTTTCGGACCATTTCATTTGAGTTTTGCATTGCTATTTCTGGTCTCTGATGAGCTTCGTGATCGCGGGAGGTGCATCACAATTGCGAAGAGTGTAACTCTACAGATAATGTTGTAGCAATGTACATCAAGCCTCCCTAAGAATCTAATCAACTGTTTATACATGTAGGATTGGCACATTGAACAAAAAATACAACAACTATGCATCAATTCCAAGCTAGTTGGGTTCGGCTATATGGTGCAGGGTTCATATAGGAATTTGCACTTTTGCATAAAAAATAGATCAATTATAACTATGCATCAATCCAAGCTAATAGGGATCGGTTATATGGGATAATAAGGTTTCATAGAGCCAAAATAGGAGTTTTGGCTTTGTTCCAATTTCTCCTATTTCTTAAGCTGCCAATAAAATGCAAAGGGGGGCACACATTCAAAACTTCTTTTTTCCTTGCCTCTAATTTGGTAATCCTCTAACCAGTGGCGGATCCAAAATTTTAAACTGATGGGTGCTCGCCGATAAAAAATCCAAAAGAAGATGAAAAATGAGTTTAGTTGTGGGTGTTCACTCTATATTTAactaactatttttataattgcCTATGTAAATTTACTAAATCTGGTTAAAAGTAATGGGTGCTCAAGCACCCATAAGCCGGTTAAAAGTAATGGGTGCTTGTCCATGTACATCCGCCACTGCCTCTAACTTGCTAGCGTATCTGCAACTGTATAGGAGATCACCAATTGAATGTTGAAGACTGATATATTAATTACCACTGCTCTGAAGGGAAGTCATAATGTAATAAGAGAGGATTCATGTCATCCTCGTGCTTCTTGTGGAGGCATCAAGTACCATAATCTTGTTAAGAAGTTTACATAGGAAAAACTGCACAAGTAGTATTATCGAACTATGGCCAGAAAGCGGCAAGTTGGGATGTTAGTGGTCTGTTTTGCAAAATGTTGAATTTTCGAGGATAACTaggtagaagaagaagaaataactATTCCAGATCAGTGAAAAGTTAATTCCTTTTTTCAGTTGGGCAGCTTTACTGAAAACTCTTTTGCGCTAATGTAATTTAAAAGAATGAGTATGAAATTGAAAATGTAATGAATTATATAAACTATCTTCAGAAGGAAGAGGAACTGTAATTGGCTTAGTCCTTTTTGTTTTGTCCAACTCTAGCAATGACGTAGTGCCGAGCAGTAAGCttagaaaaaatttcttttgctTACCTATCAAAAAAATAATTGTGATTATAAAGTAGCCTTAAATTCTTGAACTGAAGTCTATGGTTTTGCATTTCCACCTTTTACATCTTGATTTAGGTGCATGAATCCAGCATTGTAAAAATTATTTGGGCTCCACCAGAATATGGAGATGCAGTTGCATGCATTTGTTCTGATGGAAGTTTGTTGTTGTGGGAAGAGGTGGTTGAAGGTAAACACATTTTTCTTCTATACTTGTTGATGAAATGGTTATCATGAAGCTAAGTTGTAAACACTATTATGTTATTTGTACCTCTCCTCTTTTTGCATGGGGATGTTTTGCTGATGAAAGCAGATAGTCAATGTGAAATCTTTGGTTTCATTTGTGTGAATCTCCAGAGACAGGAAAATGGAGCAAAGGAAAACTTATTCTCTGTTCTTCCACGAATGTTTATGAAATATTGAGAAAAAAATCTAAAAAGAAAACTTGATATCGAATTGCAGATCATTTTGGTTCTTTGTGGtatttattctttcttttctattgTTTTTTGCAAGAGTAAATGTGAAGAAAAATCTTTACCTTAAATTCTTGTTAATAATCTTTGTCCCCTACTATCAGTAAAACTATAATCTTGATCTTATCCTGGATTCGCTTTTGTGTCCTTTTTTAATCTTTTATTTTCTAGTTTTACCTGTAATATACTTCTCAAAATTTTCTTCTGACAATAGTTTCTCCTGCttttgttttattaaaacttAATCAGAACCTTACAATGAGTATCTATTCTTTAGATTCAGAGCTGCTTCAGTGGAAGCTGTGCAAATGCTTTGACAGAATCTCATCTCAAGTTCTGGATGTTAAGTTTGGAGTCTCCAAGACAAGTCTGAAATTGGTGAGTCTGAATTAGATTGGTTGTAAATGTCTATGATTTGGCATTATAATGTGATTGTAGCTGTTGAATAGCGGAGTAAGGCTTGGGGTGGGGGAGAGGGGGAAGCAAAGGATTAGAACAAAGGAATGGTATCTGTGTTGTGTATGACTTGCTTAAtggatttttttcttctttcttcttcatgTCTATAGTGCTTTAGAGGCATTATGATGAGATTACTCGATAGTCATGAACAATCTATTTTTTAATGTGTCTCTGCAAAAACAGTAAAAAGTTCTTTTTGCTTGCCCTCGACTGAGATGACTTCCTCcgtcttctcttttttttctcttctggATTTTTGCTGCTTCATTGTTTCCGTTTGGGGTTGATTTCTTGTTACTTCCTAGGCGATCTGCTACGATATTGTTCTTTTATTGCTTAGAAAACTTATATCGCATCTATAATTTGTTCAACAGAACTGGTACTTAATTTTTGTTTGTGAAGTTGTTTAAAATGAAATCACCTCTACTAAGCTGTTAATCGTATAACACCTTACAATGCCAAGGTTGCTTCtttatttgtgttaattattgCAGTTATCTATATTACTTGTTGCAAAACTGAAACTTTTTTGGTAGTGATGAGGGTGAATTGGTCTTTTAATTTACTTCGTGCCTAAGTCCTTGTGAAGTTGATTGTGTTCATTAATAAATTCATCTGGAAGGAAAGAAGGGGAGCATCTATGAGGTAAGATGTTGCCCGATACAATCTTCCCACAGTAAAACTCTGTCATAATCTGCTTGAGATACTTGAGAGAGTTCTTCAAGCTATTGATTAGGAGGCACATAACGCAACTATAGGTTAATACTAATTAATCACTGTTTTTTGTTATTTGGCTCTAAGAATTGTCTAGAATAAAAGGGAAAAAATTGCTCTCTTGAACAAGATCACATTGGTACTAAGTTAAAAGTATTCCCAAGtttttttctctttcctttttgatGTTCTAGGAAAGATCTCTAAGACTACTCCAGCATTCCTCTTTCTCGGTGGGAGAAACATTTGGTGTTTTAATACTTATCAGCATTTTGTTTCTACTCTATAATTCATGGATTAAACTCATCATATGTTTAGATTCAAGCATTACAAATATCTTCCTTTTTATATGTTCCATTAAACTTGGTTTTTCAAGAAGTAAGTTGTGTCTAATTTGCAAATTTGGCTTGCGCTCTTCTTAGGTACTTATTTTGGAGCGATAGGAAAGAGTCTGGTCTTCCATGTCATTCTTCAGAAAATCTGGCTTCCTCTTAAAATTCTTTTGTATTTCTCAGTCTAAGAAGAGGAGGAGAGGGGTTGCCTGTAACTTCCTGTCCCTCTCTCTCGTTCTTTTGGTTTTTATTTTTGGATAATTGTCTAACATAGTTACTTTTAGACTTAACAATTGTTTTATGTGTAATCTTACGGTTTTATGAGTTATGCACCTCAATGACATGTATACCTGAAGGGAAGGTGACTAATAGCAATTTTGGACAATTCAGAAGCAATCTGAAGGTCAGTTATAGGGAGGGATCAGCTCCACTCTACTGTTTATTGAAGTTTTAGTATTTGGTAGAAAGGGTTTTGCACAGATCTAAAGTACAAGATGAAAAAGAAGCTTATATTGCTTGGATACATGATAGAGGAGAGGAAAAACAATTGGCTGGTGCACCAAAGCTCTATTGGTGTACAGCTGCTGTTTCTCGTTTTAGCTACAAGTGAATTTGTTTGGTTTGCTTGCTTTTTATAATTGACAATATGAGATGCCGAAGTGTTATAAAAGCCACTTAAATGTGTTAGGTGGGGATCCTCATTGAGGAAGGTTATAAAGCAGAGCGGTCAATGTATAAATGTACATTGTAGTCTTGCTTTATTTTAGTCGCAAAACATTTATGGGGCCTTTATCTGATGTTATGTTTCtcattttttcttctatttcaCTGGATAGGCAATGTTGAGATCAATCTGCTTGATCCAGTGACTCTTGGTTTTCTGTCATTAGCTTTTAGCGAGTATGAATACACAGAGTCATTTTGATGACACATCATTATTTTATTTCCCATAGGTTGCCGCATATTCAGATGGCCAAGTAAAAGTGTTTGAGCTCCTAGATCCATTTGAATTGAAGAACTGGCAGCTACAGGTATATTATCATCTATGTCTGCTTTCCTTTCCAGAAAAGAACTTGTTCTAACCAAACTCTGGAAAATACGGCAATCACCTTTCATCTTGTTATTTGGTCACATATCAACATTCACTTCCTAGTCGTGGTTTTGATCATGGTCTCTAAAAAATGATCTTTGTTTAATTTTGGATTGAGAGCTCCAACCGAATCAGAGGAATAGTGTTATTCTGCTTATTTTTGGCAATTGTACAAATTCCAAATTCTACTGGTGGTTCTTTGGCACCAAAGCTTGGTGTGCCCTATTGTTGTGTGGTTTGCTGGTCACCAACCATTACCGTAATGTGTATTATAATAATATCCTCAGCAAGCTCCCCATGTCTTTGCTCTTTTCTTCATGGTGTACTTTCTTAATTCTTAATTTCTGTTACCTTCTTGAGCTGGTTATCCTATATAGATAGCATTGTAAGCTCTTTTGACTACATCTTGTAGATGACACATTATATATGTTACTGAAAATTGCAGAGGCTAACTTTTAGTCCTCTTTCTGTAGGCTGAATTTCAGAATGTCATTGAATCTGTATCTAAATTTGGAAACGTCTCATGCCGATCTGCTTCTATTGCTTGGAATCCTTTAAAAGGAGAAATTCAGCAATCAAGCTTTGTTTTGGGTTTTAATTCCGACATGCCACAAATGAACTCCTCCAAGGTATGTCGAGTTCCTTTCTTTATGTTACTTTAAGGGTTGCGTTCTAAAATCCTTAATTGGTTCTATTTACAAAGTTTTTCTTCATTAGTTAAAACTTGGCAGTGCATTTATTgcattctgattcttgttgattaTGAGTAAAGGTTaagctattttttttttatgaagagTAAAGCTAGTTATGCAACTTATATGTATTTTT
This region includes:
- the LOC104233818 gene encoding protein SEH1 encodes the protein MDKPIINLDKGTTCTAWNYSGQRLAAGSTDGNLSIFDSTDPASSVFSCSSKFKVHESSIVKIIWAPPEYGDAVACICSDGSLLLWEEVVEDSELLQWKLCKCFDRISSQVLDVKFGVSKTSLKLVAAYSDGQVKVFELLDPFELKNWQLQAEFQNVIESVSKFGNVSCRSASIAWNPLKGEIQQSSFVLGFNSDMPQMNSSKVWEFDQDHQRWLPVAELALPADKGDPVSTVAWAPNIGRPYELIAVSTFKEIAIWHVGSNPDPDGRLSVEKVATHSTHDSEVWQMEWDMSGMTLATTGSDDVVRLWQSDLNGVWHEQAVLEPTS